From Pseudoleptotrichia goodfellowii, a single genomic window includes:
- a CDS encoding F0F1 ATP synthase subunit B family protein translates to MAKEVLEKIKSTEKEADEIIIKANENAKNILKDIDKKIKDDSEKIIFDAQQEIKEQEEKTVEEVNKDVEFLLNKERESLKSILDIDEGKMNEIVNLLAERIVK, encoded by the coding sequence TTGGCAAAAGAAGTATTGGAAAAAATTAAAAGTACTGAAAAAGAAGCTGATGAAATTATTATAAAAGCTAATGAAAATGCTAAAAACATCTTGAAAGATATTGATAAAAAAATAAAAGATGACAGTGAAAAAATAATTTTTGATGCTCAACAGGAAATTAAAGAGCAGGAAGAGAAAACAGTAGAAGAAGTCAATAAAGATGTCGAGTTTCTTCTGAATAAAGAAAGAGAAAGCCTGAAAAGCATTTTGGATATTGATGAAGGCAAAATGAATGAAATAGTGAATTTATTAGCAGAGAGGATTGTGAAATAA
- a CDS encoding DJ-1 family glyoxalase III — translation MDHKVVLFLVEGFEEIEAMAPIDLMRRAGITVDTISITKEKNVISSRGVTVLTDKIIDEINFEEYEMIVLPGGPGTDNYMKSDKLREKLKEFSIEKKVGAICAAPTILSALGLLKGKKAVCFPSCESEIIKDGAILEVKNVVKDGNIITGRAAGTAIDFALEIIKELVGEEKAEKIASQIVYKS, via the coding sequence ATGGATCATAAAGTTGTGTTATTTTTAGTTGAAGGATTTGAAGAAATTGAAGCAATGGCACCGATTGACTTAATGAGAAGAGCAGGAATAACAGTGGATACAATTTCTATCACAAAAGAAAAGAATGTTATAAGTTCGAGGGGAGTAACAGTTCTCACTGATAAAATAATAGATGAAATAAATTTTGAAGAATATGAAATGATAGTTTTACCGGGAGGTCCGGGAACTGATAATTATATGAAATCGGATAAATTGAGAGAAAAATTGAAAGAATTTTCTATTGAGAAAAAAGTTGGGGCAATATGTGCAGCTCCTACAATATTATCAGCATTGGGATTATTGAAAGGCAAAAAAGCGGTATGCTTTCCTTCATGTGAAAGTGAAATAATAAAAGACGGTGCAATTTTGGAAGTAAAAAATGTAGTAAAAGATGGAAATATCATAACAGGAAGAGCTGCAGGAACAGCAATTGACTTTGCTTTGGAGATAATAAAAGAACTGGTTGGAGAAGAGAAAGCTGAAAAGATTGCGAGTCAGATAGTATATAAATCATAA
- the mraZ gene encoding division/cell wall cluster transcriptional repressor MraZ encodes MFMGEFSCKVDNKGRLMLPVKFREQLGEGEFVITRGLDNCIDLFPIEEWEHRMEKLKQLKTTNSNHRAYQRFILSAATKLTLDSQGRLNLPSSLIGHAEISKNATVMGSDDHIEIWSEEKWNDYINQKSGIIEDIVDGMDF; translated from the coding sequence ATGTTTATGGGAGAGTTTTCCTGTAAGGTAGATAACAAAGGCAGACTTATGCTGCCCGTTAAATTCAGAGAACAGCTGGGTGAAGGGGAATTTGTTATTACCAGAGGGTTGGACAATTGTATAGATTTGTTTCCCATAGAAGAATGGGAGCACAGAATGGAAAAGCTGAAACAGTTGAAAACTACAAACAGTAATCATAGAGCCTATCAGCGTTTTATATTATCGGCAGCCACAAAATTAACTTTAGACAGTCAGGGGCGTTTAAATTTACCTTCATCTCTTATAGGACATGCAGAAATTTCTAAAAATGCCACTGTAATGGGAAGTGATGATCATATAGAAATATGGTCTGAAGAAAAATGGAACGACTATATTAATCAAAAAAGCGGAATTATTGAAGATATAGTTGACGGAATGGATTTTTAA
- the ptsP gene encoding phosphoenolpyruvate--protein phosphotransferase, producing MKRLTGIGASEGVSIGKVLLFIEEEMVIPQEKSESTIESELTKLDEGLKKSKTQLIAIREKVKEKMGEDKASIFDGHIMLLEDEDLIMEVQEKIKGEGMPAAKALNEGIEEYCEMISQLDDPYLRERAADLKDIGKRWIKNLLGMKIYDLSNLEPGTIVVTYDLTPSDTAQLDLENCAGFITEIGGKTAHSAIMARSLELPAVVGVKGILGEAKDGDTVVMDGEAGELFLNPPAEIITEYKEKSEVIKKEKEELKKLINEDAITPDGRKVDIWGNIGKPDDVDAVIEAGATGVGLYRTEFLFMNSDHFPTEEEQYRAYRVVAEKMKGKPVTIRTMDIGGDKELPYLDLPKELNPFLGYRAIRISLENKDMFKTQLRAILRASQYGQIKIMYPMISSINEIRKANAILEECKKELDEIGKVYDRNIKVGIMVETPSTAIIAYKFAKEVDFFSIGTNDLTQYFLAVDRGNEMVSTLYNSFNPAVLEAIQKVIDAAHDANINVSMCGEFAGDKKATKLLLGMGLDSFSMSASSTLQVKKTIRSSNYEDAQKYRDLILQQNTPEEVLEHLLP from the coding sequence ATCTACAATCGAATCGGAATTGACAAAATTGGATGAGGGGTTAAAAAAATCCAAAACACAATTAATTGCGATTAGAGAAAAAGTAAAAGAAAAAATGGGAGAAGACAAAGCTTCGATTTTTGACGGGCATATAATGCTTCTTGAAGATGAAGATTTGATTATGGAAGTTCAGGAAAAAATAAAAGGGGAAGGAATGCCTGCAGCAAAAGCCTTGAACGAAGGAATAGAAGAGTATTGTGAAATGATTTCTCAATTGGATGATCCTTACTTGAGAGAAAGAGCTGCTGATTTGAAAGACATCGGGAAAAGATGGATTAAAAATTTGTTAGGTATGAAAATTTATGATTTAAGTAATCTTGAACCCGGAACTATTGTTGTTACTTATGATTTGACACCTTCAGATACTGCACAACTTGATTTGGAAAACTGTGCAGGATTTATAACTGAAATAGGGGGAAAAACTGCTCACTCGGCAATAATGGCAAGATCCCTTGAGTTGCCGGCAGTAGTGGGTGTAAAAGGAATACTTGGAGAAGCTAAAGACGGGGATACGGTCGTAATGGACGGAGAAGCCGGAGAGTTATTTTTAAATCCTCCTGCTGAAATTATAACAGAATACAAAGAAAAAAGTGAAGTTATAAAAAAAGAAAAAGAAGAATTGAAAAAATTAATAAATGAAGATGCAATTACACCTGACGGAAGAAAAGTGGATATCTGGGGAAATATCGGAAAACCTGATGATGTTGATGCGGTTATAGAGGCGGGAGCTACAGGAGTAGGATTATACAGAACTGAATTTTTATTTATGAATTCGGATCATTTTCCTACTGAAGAAGAACAGTATCGTGCATACAGAGTAGTTGCAGAAAAAATGAAAGGAAAACCTGTAACTATAAGAACTATGGATATAGGTGGAGATAAAGAACTTCCTTATCTTGATTTGCCGAAAGAATTAAATCCTTTCTTGGGATATAGAGCAATAAGAATATCGTTGGAAAATAAAGATATGTTTAAAACTCAGTTGAGAGCTATATTAAGAGCATCTCAATACGGTCAAATAAAAATAATGTATCCTATGATAAGTTCTATTAACGAAATCAGAAAAGCCAACGCTATTTTGGAAGAATGTAAAAAAGAACTTGATGAAATAGGAAAAGTATACGACAGAAATATAAAAGTGGGAATAATGGTTGAAACTCCTTCTACTGCTATAATTGCCTATAAATTTGCAAAAGAAGTGGATTTCTTCTCAATAGGAACAAATGACCTGACTCAATATTTCCTTGCTGTAGATAGAGGGAATGAAATGGTTTCCACATTGTATAATTCATTTAATCCGGCAGTGTTGGAAGCTATACAGAAAGTAATAGATGCTGCTCATGATGCAAATATAAATGTAAGCATGTGCGGAGAATTTGCAGGAGATAAAAAAGCGACTAAATTGCTTTTAGGAATGGGACTTGATTCATTCAGTATGAGTGCTTCTTCTACATTGCAAGTTAAGAAAACTATAAGAAGCAGTAACTATGAAGATGCACAAAAATACAGAGATTTAATTTTACAACAAAATACACCTGAAGAGGTTTTGGAACATTTATTACCATAA
- the rsmH gene encoding 16S rRNA (cytosine(1402)-N(4))-methyltransferase RsmH has protein sequence MEYHKPVLFDEVMENIITKEKAIYVDCTLGGGGHTEGILKSSSDDSKVIAIDQDIEAINFAKKRLENYGNKMEIFQDNFRNIDTVVYFAGFNKVDRILMDIGVSSNQLDNIERGFSYKYEAKLDMRMNKELSVSAYDVVNKFAEKEIADIIYKYGEEPKSRKIAKNIVEYRKNKNIETTVELSDIVIKSIGKSMKKHPSKRTFQAIRIFVNKELEVLEEALDKAVNLLNKGGKLLVITFHSLEDRMVKEKFRKYENPCVCPPELPVCVCKKESLGKIVTKKPITAKNEELEINNRAHSAKLRIFERS, from the coding sequence GTGGAGTATCATAAACCGGTTTTATTTGATGAAGTTATGGAAAATATAATAACAAAAGAAAAAGCAATTTATGTTGATTGCACTTTGGGCGGAGGCGGTCATACCGAAGGGATTTTAAAAAGTTCCTCTGACGATTCTAAAGTTATTGCCATAGATCAGGACATTGAAGCAATTAATTTTGCAAAAAAAAGACTGGAAAATTACGGAAATAAAATGGAAATTTTTCAGGATAATTTCAGAAATATTGATACTGTAGTATATTTTGCAGGATTTAATAAAGTAGACAGAATACTTATGGATATAGGAGTTTCGTCAAATCAGCTGGATAATATTGAAAGGGGTTTTTCCTATAAATATGAAGCTAAGCTTGATATGAGAATGAATAAGGAACTTTCTGTAAGTGCTTATGATGTAGTAAATAAATTTGCCGAAAAAGAAATAGCCGATATTATATATAAATACGGAGAAGAACCGAAATCGAGAAAAATAGCGAAAAACATAGTGGAATACAGAAAAAATAAAAATATAGAAACGACTGTCGAATTGTCGGATATAGTCATAAAATCAATCGGAAAGAGTATGAAAAAGCATCCTTCCAAAAGAACTTTTCAAGCGATAAGAATATTTGTGAATAAAGAACTTGAAGTTTTAGAGGAAGCGTTGGATAAAGCAGTTAATTTGTTAAATAAAGGCGGGAAGCTGCTTGTGATAACTTTTCATTCTCTTGAAGACAGAATGGTAAAAGAGAAATTCAGAAAATATGAAAATCCGTGCGTATGTCCGCCGGAATTGCCGGTTTGTGTATGCAAAAAAGAAAGTTTAGGAAAAATTGTTACGAAAAAGCCTATTACAGCAAAAAATGAGGAATTGGAGATAAATAATAGAGCTCATTCGGCAAAACTGAGAATATTTGAAAGGAGTTAG